The Malaclemys terrapin pileata isolate rMalTer1 chromosome 19, rMalTer1.hap1, whole genome shotgun sequence genome has a window encoding:
- the PDPN gene encoding podoplanin isoform X1 — protein MFIQTQLLIFLLGSMPSRAFAEEASTVPLEYDTIDFKDRNDSEVEERPTLLPTRLNTIRDLFPLEDLITTESMVADNEDSENSTDPDVVENSEDEVGGEPGTTDEKDGLATVALVGIIVGIIIAVGIVTGIIIAVVRKMSGRYSP, from the exons ATGTTTATTCAAACTCaactcctcatcttcctcctaGGGAGCATGCCCTCCAGGGCATTTGCTGAAGAAG CAAGCACAGTTCCACTGGAATATGACACGATCGATTTCAAAGACAGAAATGACTCAGAGGTTGAAGAAAGGCCAACTCTG TTGCCTACAAGACTGAACACCATAAGAGACTTGTTCCCCTTAGAAGATCTAATAACCACAGAAAGTATGGTCGCTGATAATGAAGACAGTGAGAACTCTACTGATCCGGATGTTGTTGAAAATTCTGAAG acGAAGTGGGTGGCGAGCCAGGGACTACAGACGAGAAAG ATGGCCTAGCAACAGTTGCACTGGTTGGAATCATCGTTGGAATCATAATAGCAGTGGGAATCGTTACTGGAATCATCATTGCCGTCGTGAGGAAAATGTCGGGCAGGTACTC GCCCTAA
- the PDPN gene encoding podoplanin isoform X3, translating into MFIQTQLLIFLLGSMPSRAFAEEASTVPLEYDTIDFKDRNDSEVEERPTLLPTRLNTIRDLFPLEDLITTESMVADNEDSENSTDPDVVENSEDEVGGEPGTTDEKDGLATVALVGIIVGIIIAVGIVTGIIIAVVRKMSGRP; encoded by the exons ATGTTTATTCAAACTCaactcctcatcttcctcctaGGGAGCATGCCCTCCAGGGCATTTGCTGAAGAAG CAAGCACAGTTCCACTGGAATATGACACGATCGATTTCAAAGACAGAAATGACTCAGAGGTTGAAGAAAGGCCAACTCTG TTGCCTACAAGACTGAACACCATAAGAGACTTGTTCCCCTTAGAAGATCTAATAACCACAGAAAGTATGGTCGCTGATAATGAAGACAGTGAGAACTCTACTGATCCGGATGTTGTTGAAAATTCTGAAG acGAAGTGGGTGGCGAGCCAGGGACTACAGACGAGAAAG ATGGCCTAGCAACAGTTGCACTGGTTGGAATCATCGTTGGAATCATAATAGCAGTGGGAATCGTTACTGGAATCATCATTGCCGTCGTGAGGAAAATGTCGGGCAG GCCCTAA
- the PDPN gene encoding podoplanin isoform X2 — protein sequence MFIQTQLLIFLLGSMPSRAFAEEASTVPLEYDTIDFKDRNDSEVEERPTLLPTRLNTIRDLFPLEDLITTESMVADNEDSENSTDPDVVENSEDEVGGEPGTTDEKDGLATVALVGIIVGIIIAVGIVTGIIIAVVRKMSGRYS from the exons ATGTTTATTCAAACTCaactcctcatcttcctcctaGGGAGCATGCCCTCCAGGGCATTTGCTGAAGAAG CAAGCACAGTTCCACTGGAATATGACACGATCGATTTCAAAGACAGAAATGACTCAGAGGTTGAAGAAAGGCCAACTCTG TTGCCTACAAGACTGAACACCATAAGAGACTTGTTCCCCTTAGAAGATCTAATAACCACAGAAAGTATGGTCGCTGATAATGAAGACAGTGAGAACTCTACTGATCCGGATGTTGTTGAAAATTCTGAAG acGAAGTGGGTGGCGAGCCAGGGACTACAGACGAGAAAG ATGGCCTAGCAACAGTTGCACTGGTTGGAATCATCGTTGGAATCATAATAGCAGTGGGAATCGTTACTGGAATCATCATTGCCGTCGTGAGGAAAATGTCGGGCAGGTACTCGTAA